The following coding sequences are from one Humulus lupulus chromosome X, drHumLupu1.1, whole genome shotgun sequence window:
- the LOC133806448 gene encoding SH3 domain-containing protein C23A1.17-like, whose product MVNAMRATLVAQGRVDPHGEVPSRQPASVPPMPPAGMPPVAPAGVPPEHLAELARDLPAGVPPVDPTGNGIPPMPHDCDKGKVDDNPTPKPKKAHQNPKDNQVPRPASVGEGLGARGHHQAVSTRGA is encoded by the coding sequence atggttaacgccatgagAGCTACTCTGGTGGCCCAAGGGCGAGTGGACCCCCATGGCGAAGTACCATCTAGGCAGCCAGCTAGTGTGCCACCTATGCCCCCAGCTGGAATGCCACCTGTCGCTCCGGCCGGTGTGCCTCCCGAGCACTTGGCTGAGTTGGCGCGAGATCTGCCAGCTGGCGTGCCTCCCGTGGACCCAACTGGAAATGGAATCCCACCTATGCCACATGACTGTGACAAAGGTAAGGTTGATGATAACCCTACTCCCAAACCAAAGAAGGCTCATCAGAACCCTAAAGACAATCAGGTCCCAAGGCCAGCTAGTGTGGGTGAAGGCCTAGGAGCCCGAGGACACCACCAGGCCGTCAGCACCCGTGGAGCCTGA